In Blautia sp. SC05B48, a single genomic region encodes these proteins:
- a CDS encoding glycosyltransferase family 2 protein, translating to MQRELYEVEKDRFDLKDSSLYHLQGIWPKNHKPEAVLDGEKLPAAISAQERVSALERFKDLDLVNGERVQMEICLPDLEGKKKLVVYAVKGEKRIRWFSVSAAQLYRKQGKPQYFIESIEVEAGEKICRVRGWAAFNSPLTIRLEDRSRNEIPCEITRLKRVDVQNQYQETEIDEKSGFFFEFHYDSVKDFYIVFEAGNVRTLRLVHLQPQKRLAEKAAVYFRKGSRYMKLHGAAALTGKVFGKVLDRKNRPVDYSKWIVKHLPDKAELAEERKTKFSRNPKFSIVIPLYKTPEKYLQQLVDSIEAQTYGNWELCLSDGSGADSPLTDYLNRLEKSDDRIRVIRNDQALQIAENTNAAMKAATGDFIVFADHDDELTPDALFRCVKALNEDPELKVLYSDEDKMSMDGHKFFQPHFKPDFNIDLLCTVNYICHLFVVKKEIVDQIGMLKKEFDGAQDYDFVFRCVEAAGREQIHHIPRILYHWRCHEDSTAENPESKMYAFDAGARAIKAHYDRIGVPVEIEKGEYLGLYRTKFLWEEKPLISIIIPNKDHIDDLKRCIDSIEEKATYRNYEYVIVENNSTEDETFAYYKELEASNPKAHVVYWDGIFNYSAINNFGAAHAKGDYLLLLNNDTEIISPDCLEQLLGYCMRPDVGAVGARLYYEDDTVQHAGVVVGFGGIAGHCFVQQKRDATGYCHRIICAQDYSAVTAACMMVKREAFDKVHGLSEEFQVAFNDIDFCLRLGKAGYLVVYNPYAELYHYESKSRGLEDTPEKVARFNREIASFEKHWPEILRDGDPYYNPNLTLESQDFSLKRI from the coding sequence ATGCAGCGAGAGCTATACGAAGTAGAAAAGGACAGGTTTGACCTGAAGGACAGTTCTCTGTATCACCTTCAGGGGATCTGGCCGAAGAATCATAAGCCGGAAGCCGTTCTTGACGGGGAAAAGCTTCCGGCAGCCATCAGTGCCCAGGAGCGTGTCAGCGCCCTGGAGCGCTTTAAGGATCTGGATCTGGTAAACGGAGAACGTGTGCAGATGGAAATCTGCCTGCCGGATCTGGAGGGCAAAAAGAAGCTTGTTGTTTATGCGGTAAAGGGTGAAAAACGTATCCGGTGGTTTTCTGTTTCGGCAGCACAGCTTTACAGGAAACAGGGAAAACCGCAGTACTTTATCGAGAGCATCGAGGTGGAAGCTGGGGAAAAAATCTGCCGTGTCCGTGGGTGGGCAGCCTTTAACAGCCCCCTGACCATACGCCTGGAGGATCGCAGCCGGAATGAAATCCCCTGCGAGATCACCAGACTGAAACGTGTGGATGTACAGAATCAGTACCAGGAAACAGAGATCGATGAGAAGAGCGGTTTTTTCTTTGAATTCCATTATGACAGTGTGAAGGACTTCTACATTGTATTTGAGGCAGGCAATGTGCGGACACTTCGTCTGGTACATCTGCAGCCACAGAAGCGCCTTGCGGAGAAAGCTGCGGTATATTTCCGTAAGGGAAGCCGTTACATGAAGCTTCACGGAGCAGCAGCCCTTACCGGAAAGGTATTCGGAAAGGTGCTGGACCGTAAAAACCGTCCGGTGGATTATTCCAAATGGATCGTGAAGCATCTGCCGGACAAGGCAGAGCTTGCAGAAGAAAGAAAAACGAAATTTTCCAGGAATCCAAAATTCAGTATCGTGATCCCGCTTTACAAAACACCGGAGAAATACCTCCAGCAGTTAGTGGATTCCATAGAAGCCCAGACCTACGGGAACTGGGAGCTCTGTCTTTCTGACGGAAGCGGAGCAGATTCTCCTCTTACCGATTATCTGAACAGGCTGGAAAAAAGTGATGACAGGATCCGCGTGATCCGCAACGACCAGGCACTTCAGATCGCAGAGAATACCAATGCGGCCATGAAAGCGGCAACAGGAGATTTTATCGTGTTTGCAGATCATGATGATGAGCTGACGCCGGACGCCTTGTTCCGGTGTGTGAAAGCGCTGAATGAGGATCCGGAACTTAAGGTTCTGTATTCCGATGAAGATAAGATGTCCATGGATGGGCACAAATTCTTCCAGCCGCATTTCAAACCGGACTTCAATATTGATCTTTTGTGTACAGTAAACTACATCTGCCATCTTTTTGTCGTAAAAAAAGAGATCGTGGATCAGATCGGAATGCTGAAAAAGGAATTTGACGGTGCACAGGATTATGATTTTGTATTCCGCTGTGTGGAAGCTGCGGGAAGAGAGCAGATCCATCATATCCCCAGGATCCTTTATCACTGGAGATGCCATGAGGATTCCACAGCAGAGAATCCGGAAAGCAAAATGTATGCCTTTGATGCAGGAGCACGTGCCATCAAGGCTCATTATGACAGGATCGGAGTTCCGGTGGAAATCGAAAAGGGTGAATATCTTGGACTTTACCGTACAAAATTCCTCTGGGAGGAAAAACCGCTGATCTCCATCATTATCCCCAACAAGGATCACATCGATGATCTGAAGAGATGCATTGATTCCATCGAAGAAAAGGCGACTTACCGCAATTATGAGTATGTGATCGTGGAGAACAACAGTACGGAGGATGAGACCTTTGCTTACTATAAAGAGCTGGAAGCATCCAATCCGAAAGCCCATGTGGTGTACTGGGATGGTATTTTCAACTATTCTGCCATCAATAATTTCGGAGCTGCTCATGCTAAGGGTGACTATCTGCTTCTTCTCAACAACGATACGGAGATCATCAGCCCGGACTGTCTGGAGCAGCTTCTGGGATACTGTATGAGACCGGATGTGGGAGCTGTAGGAGCGCGGCTCTATTATGAGGATGACACCGTGCAGCATGCAGGAGTAGTCGTTGGTTTCGGCGGCATTGCGGGACACTGCTTTGTGCAGCAGAAGAGAGACGCTACCGGATACTGCCACAGGATCATCTGTGCCCAGGATTACAGCGCTGTAACAGCAGCCTGCATGATGGTGAAGCGTGAGGCCTTTGATAAGGTTCACGGATTAAGTGAGGAATTTCAGGTTGCCTTTAATGACATAGATTTCTGCCTCCGTTTGGGAAAAGCCGGATATCTGGTTGTATACAATCCTTATGCGGAGCTTTATCACTATGAATCCAAATCCAGAGGTCTTGAGGATACACCGGAAAAGGTGGCAAGATTTAACCGTGAGATCGCTTCCTTTGAGAAGCACTGGCCGGAGATCCTCCGTGACGGAGATCCTTACTATAATCCGAACCTTACACTGGAGAGCCAGGATTTCTCTCTGAAGCGGATATAG
- a CDS encoding glycosyltransferase has product MAELNLDYYTAKDHYSDGDIEETLLKMAQEGKSFEDLPEEEVSFPMIYHFSGVRENILNWYPLKKSDSVLEIGAGCGAITGMLCRKAGHVTSVELSKRRADINYARNRDKENLTIMVGNLNDMIFSEKFDYVVVNGVLEYAMSFTEGKTPYETFLQRMGAYLKPEGRLLIAIENRLGLKYFAGAPEDHTDLHFFGINGYPGNQSVRTFSKNELGELLENSGFPFLRFYYPYPDYKFPTEIFTDESLYTNSYGRSYPVYTDKTADLFAESEGVKAFEKEKILDSFVNSFLVEAGRTENRNPEEILYVKLNQERKEKFRLLTRIVRENGEIRAEKEAMAPQAEKFVEKLEKTGTESTGSDKYKNLPCRAANGKISYPLLTGKTLHQEIAELAHKEDIEEIKALLKKFYQEFFGARQAVDYRTGEFREVFGDHPGRNDYECVCPANVDLICSNIFMGEKENQIIDYEWMFDFPVPVNFIMWRLIHELYTHIPELPRLCHEDEMMAEFDISYTDYEIFMNWTMHFVYEYVGCGSLIPFEQKKVPVSVTELVNREREKNQMHSKMYYDFGEGFCEEHTLYAEGKLSGNRFRVEFALSGIKGIRNLRWNPANGHFLKVKIERLDCGCSAELEPQGIHMKVDNSTTVFFTTEGFYLIDVTHPENVDRIVIEGKLDCLELPDVEKLLAFEKEREVRREQERVRKEAERAAKQAAEEAARAQEEALRHPGKKAQVKKLVKKVLRYHTEPAAVMGVETTPTCMGSVDFFHYENGTLNAIGWAFDPTFASMGQPRIAFYQGTQKLQEASCTTIYRTDVANAIGNPDAESAGFSFLATVLAPAETSVFLEYGTAADTGRFLIGKIPGTRDQKELLVYAIEDPKSIGNLRHFKQRHVRSTRKAYPQAVYQQKVDVIVPVYNGLEYFDALFSGIEKTKVPYRLILVNDKSPDPEVGNYLEKYAAEHDNVVLLNNETNMGFLPSVNRGLKMAENHVALVNTDVEVPEEWLERLMLPIFAKENIATTTPFTTCGTICSFPDFCRDNKLFEGMPLWEIDDEFRMIRPQYPAMPTGVGFCMGMNLKAIQEVGLLDEENFGKGYGEENDWCQRAIAAGYENVHVDNLFVYHKHGGSFPSEEKQRLLKEHSEALLRKHPDYNKDTADYCRRDPLRPVRLYVEMKLLNRKLDVPTIVAFDHDLGGGATAYLVEKRRLALREGYRFVTIRYNIVSNRFYFTYQYKQYEMEFFANDLETALGELMRVDEIWINELVTYQNLYGTLERILRLKREQGAKLLMLLHDFFALCPAVNLIDAEGKYCGVPSCEVCDKCIPDNRSNACTEYGTGTLWRTKFREFLSNCDEIRAFSDDTARLFKRAYPDVYNLHVIPHAPHYLPAVKKNKKTTETFNIGLIGVLCYKKGLEVVKALAGYIEENELNIRLRLIGTSDEEIESPVFSQTGRYTREEIPRLTLEQDIDMFLIPSVWPETFSYTTSEIISMGFPVAVLPVGAPVERVKRYAKGLVLKDEQPENIVEEMISLWKTLGGSELPVEKRRLLFVGEEISFASRYRVEHFREQLILKGYASKFIQMDQAEQEKIEEYTAIVMYRCSKLMEAEMLANRAKSAGIPVYYDVDDLVFDYEKISGLHFLKGSEYSDFCTTTDRIRGCMGFCDGYFTSTETLAGEIRAEFPGKPVVINRNCMSMEMEILSHEAVEQTDKAKDRIYIGYLSGSKTHDQDFAQVEAALLEVMERHPKVYLKLVGVLDESGMEPVQNRIEKLPFMDWRQLPAVIAGLDINLMPLENSLFHWCKSENKWTEAALVKVPSVMSRNCEMEYVVENGKDGWMCTTKEEWVNALEALVTDEKARKAMGEAAHQKVMEHYLTVNTGKDAMEELLCSESYTK; this is encoded by the coding sequence ATGGCAGAGTTGAATTTAGATTATTATACGGCGAAGGATCATTATTCCGATGGGGATATCGAGGAAACACTTCTGAAAATGGCGCAGGAAGGCAAATCTTTTGAAGACCTGCCGGAGGAAGAGGTGAGTTTTCCAATGATCTACCATTTTTCAGGGGTGCGGGAGAATATTTTAAACTGGTATCCTCTGAAAAAGTCGGATTCCGTTCTTGAGATCGGAGCCGGATGCGGAGCCATTACCGGAATGCTTTGCCGCAAGGCCGGTCATGTGACTTCCGTGGAGCTTTCCAAACGTCGGGCAGATATCAATTATGCGAGAAACAGGGATAAGGAAAATCTGACGATCATGGTTGGAAATCTGAATGACATGATTTTTTCGGAAAAATTCGACTATGTGGTAGTAAACGGTGTGCTGGAGTATGCCATGAGCTTTACCGAGGGAAAAACTCCCTACGAGACATTTCTTCAGCGGATGGGTGCTTATCTGAAGCCTGAGGGAAGACTTCTGATTGCCATTGAGAACAGACTGGGACTGAAGTACTTTGCCGGAGCACCGGAGGATCACACAGATCTTCATTTTTTCGGGATCAACGGATATCCGGGAAATCAGTCTGTGCGCACCTTTTCCAAGAATGAACTGGGAGAGCTGCTGGAAAACAGCGGCTTTCCTTTTCTGCGCTTTTACTACCCGTATCCGGATTATAAATTTCCGACAGAGATTTTTACAGATGAGAGCCTTTATACCAATTCCTACGGAAGAAGCTATCCTGTATACACAGACAAAACAGCAGATCTTTTTGCAGAAAGTGAAGGCGTAAAGGCCTTCGAAAAAGAGAAGATCCTGGACAGCTTTGTGAATTCTTTTCTTGTGGAAGCAGGACGTACCGAAAACCGGAACCCGGAGGAAATCCTTTATGTGAAGCTGAACCAGGAGCGAAAAGAAAAGTTCCGTCTTCTGACCAGGATCGTCCGGGAGAACGGAGAGATCCGTGCGGAAAAAGAGGCTATGGCGCCCCAGGCTGAGAAATTTGTGGAAAAACTGGAAAAAACCGGAACAGAGAGTACCGGATCCGATAAATACAAGAATCTTCCCTGCAGGGCAGCAAACGGAAAGATCTCTTATCCACTTCTTACCGGAAAAACTCTTCACCAGGAAATAGCAGAGCTTGCCCATAAAGAAGATATTGAAGAGATCAAGGCACTTCTTAAAAAATTCTATCAGGAATTTTTTGGGGCTCGTCAGGCTGTGGATTACAGGACAGGAGAGTTCCGCGAGGTATTTGGTGATCATCCTGGAAGAAATGATTACGAATGTGTCTGCCCGGCCAATGTGGACCTGATCTGCAGCAACATCTTTATGGGAGAAAAGGAAAATCAGATCATAGATTATGAGTGGATGTTTGATTTCCCTGTGCCTGTGAATTTTATCATGTGGCGCCTGATCCATGAACTGTATACACATATTCCTGAGCTGCCACGGTTATGTCATGAGGATGAGATGATGGCGGAGTTTGACATCAGCTATACAGACTATGAGATATTTATGAATTGGACTATGCATTTCGTCTATGAGTATGTGGGCTGTGGTTCTCTGATCCCGTTTGAACAGAAAAAAGTGCCGGTTTCCGTAACAGAGCTGGTGAACAGAGAAAGAGAAAAGAACCAGATGCACAGCAAGATGTACTATGACTTTGGTGAGGGATTCTGTGAAGAGCATACACTTTATGCAGAGGGAAAACTTTCCGGAAACCGTTTCCGGGTAGAGTTTGCGCTTTCTGGTATCAAAGGAATACGAAATCTCCGCTGGAATCCTGCAAACGGTCATTTCCTGAAAGTGAAGATAGAGCGTCTGGACTGCGGATGCAGTGCGGAGCTTGAGCCTCAGGGTATCCATATGAAAGTGGATAACAGTACCACTGTGTTTTTTACCACCGAGGGCTTTTATCTTATCGATGTTACACACCCGGAAAATGTGGACAGGATCGTAATAGAGGGAAAACTTGACTGCCTTGAGCTTCCGGATGTGGAAAAACTTCTGGCCTTTGAAAAAGAGCGTGAAGTACGAAGAGAACAGGAGCGTGTCAGAAAAGAGGCTGAACGTGCCGCAAAGCAGGCTGCAGAGGAAGCAGCCCGTGCGCAGGAAGAGGCCCTTCGTCATCCAGGCAAAAAAGCGCAGGTAAAGAAACTGGTCAAAAAAGTTCTTCGTTATCATACAGAGCCGGCAGCAGTGATGGGAGTGGAGACAACTCCTACCTGTATGGGCAGTGTTGATTTCTTCCATTATGAGAATGGCACCTTAAATGCCATTGGCTGGGCCTTTGATCCGACGTTTGCGTCTATGGGACAGCCAAGGATCGCATTTTATCAGGGAACACAGAAGCTTCAGGAGGCTTCCTGTACTACGATCTACCGTACGGATGTGGCTAATGCCATTGGAAACCCGGATGCGGAAAGTGCCGGATTTTCTTTCCTGGCAACGGTTCTTGCGCCGGCAGAGACTTCTGTTTTCCTGGAATACGGAACCGCAGCGGATACCGGAAGATTCCTTATCGGAAAGATCCCGGGAACCAGGGATCAGAAAGAGCTTCTGGTATACGCGATCGAAGATCCGAAGAGTATCGGAAATCTCCGCCATTTCAAACAGCGTCATGTACGCAGCACGAGAAAGGCATATCCACAGGCAGTCTATCAGCAGAAGGTAGATGTGATCGTGCCAGTTTACAACGGACTGGAGTATTTTGATGCCCTGTTTTCCGGAATTGAAAAGACAAAGGTTCCATATCGTCTGATCCTCGTAAATGACAAGAGCCCGGATCCTGAAGTAGGAAACTATCTGGAAAAATATGCCGCAGAGCATGACAATGTGGTACTTCTGAATAATGAGACCAATATGGGCTTCCTTCCGTCTGTAAACCGTGGATTAAAGATGGCGGAAAATCATGTTGCCCTTGTAAATACAGATGTGGAGGTTCCGGAAGAGTGGCTGGAGCGCCTGATGCTTCCGATCTTTGCAAAGGAAAATATTGCAACCACCACACCATTTACCACCTGCGGAACCATCTGCAGCTTCCCGGATTTCTGCCGGGATAACAAACTGTTTGAGGGAATGCCGCTGTGGGAGATCGATGATGAATTCCGCATGATCCGTCCGCAGTATCCGGCCATGCCTACCGGTGTGGGCTTCTGCATGGGTATGAACCTGAAAGCAATCCAGGAGGTTGGCCTTCTGGATGAGGAGAATTTCGGAAAAGGCTACGGTGAGGAGAATGACTGGTGCCAGCGTGCCATAGCTGCAGGCTATGAGAACGTGCATGTGGATAACCTGTTTGTATATCACAAGCATGGTGGAAGTTTCCCGTCTGAGGAAAAGCAGAGACTCCTGAAAGAGCACAGTGAGGCGCTGCTCCGCAAGCATCCGGATTACAACAAGGATACTGCGGATTACTGCAGAAGAGACCCGCTTCGGCCGGTAAGACTTTACGTGGAAATGAAGCTTCTCAACAGGAAGCTGGATGTGCCTACTATTGTGGCCTTTGACCATGATCTCGGCGGTGGTGCCACGGCTTATCTTGTGGAGAAAAGACGTCTGGCTCTGCGGGAAGGATACCGTTTTGTGACCATTCGCTATAATATCGTAAGCAATCGTTTTTACTTTACGTATCAGTATAAGCAGTATGAGATGGAATTTTTTGCAAATGATCTGGAAACTGCCCTTGGTGAGCTGATGCGTGTGGATGAGATCTGGATCAACGAGCTTGTGACCTATCAGAATCTTTACGGAACCCTGGAACGTATCCTGCGTCTTAAGAGAGAGCAGGGGGCGAAGCTCCTTATGCTTCTTCATGATTTCTTTGCCCTTTGTCCGGCAGTGAATCTGATCGATGCAGAAGGAAAATACTGTGGTGTTCCATCCTGTGAGGTCTGTGATAAATGTATTCCGGATAACCGCAGCAATGCCTGCACAGAATACGGAACCGGAACTCTCTGGCGTACAAAATTCCGGGAATTTCTGTCAAACTGTGATGAGATCCGTGCATTTTCCGATGATACGGCAAGGCTGTTCAAGCGTGCTTATCCGGATGTATACAATCTCCATGTGATCCCTCATGCACCTCATTACCTTCCGGCAGTGAAAAAAAATAAAAAGACCACAGAGACCTTTAACATTGGTCTTATCGGCGTACTCTGCTACAAAAAAGGCCTGGAAGTTGTGAAGGCACTTGCGGGATATATCGAAGAGAATGAACTGAATATCCGTCTGAGACTGATCGGTACTTCCGACGAAGAGATCGAAAGTCCGGTATTTTCCCAGACAGGAAGATATACAAGAGAGGAGATCCCGAGACTTACCCTGGAGCAGGATATTGATATGTTCCTGATCCCGTCCGTATGGCCGGAGACCTTCTCCTACACAACCTCGGAAATCATTTCCATGGGATTTCCGGTAGCTGTACTTCCGGTAGGTGCACCTGTAGAACGTGTGAAACGCTATGCCAAGGGCCTTGTTCTGAAAGATGAGCAGCCGGAGAATATTGTGGAAGAGATGATTTCTCTGTGGAAAACTCTCGGCGGAAGTGAACTCCCTGTGGAAAAACGCAGGCTTCTTTTTGTAGGAGAGGAGATTTCCTTTGCTTCCAGATACCGTGTGGAGCATTTCCGGGAGCAGCTGATCCTTAAAGGCTATGCATCGAAGTTTATCCAGATGGATCAGGCAGAGCAGGAAAAGATCGAGGAATATACAGCGATCGTGATGTACCGCTGCAGCAAGCTGATGGAAGCAGAAATGCTTGCCAACCGGGCGAAATCAGCCGGAATCCCTGTTTACTATGATGTGGATGACCTGGTATTTGATTACGAAAAAATTTCCGGACTGCATTTCCTGAAGGGAAGCGAGTACAGTGACTTCTGCACAACTACAGACCGTATCCGCGGATGTATGGGATTCTGCGACGGATATTTTACATCCACGGAGACGCTGGCAGGAGAGATCCGGGCAGAATTCCCGGGAAAACCGGTGGTGATCAACCGTAACTGTATGAGTATGGAGATGGAAATCCTGTCTCACGAGGCTGTGGAGCAGACAGACAAGGCTAAAGACCGGATCTATATCGGATATTTAAGTGGTTCCAAAACCCATGATCAGGATTTTGCCCAGGTGGAGGCAGCACTTCTGGAGGTGATGGAGCGCCACCCGAAGGTTTACCTGAAGCTGGTGGGGGTGCTGGATGAATCCGGAATGGAGCCGGTGCAGAACCGCATCGAGAAGCTTCCGTTTATGGACTGGAGACAGCTGCCTGCCGTGATCGCAGGACTTGATATCAATCTGATGCCGCTGGAGAACAGCCTGTTCCATTGGTGTAAATCCGAGAATAAGTGGACAGAGGCTGCCCTTGTAAAGGTTCCAAGTGTCATGAGCCGTAACTGTGAGATGGAATACGTGGTCGAAAACGGAAAAGATGGCTGGATGTGCACCACAAAAGAAGAGTGGGTCAATGCCCTGGAAGCTCTGGTAACCGATGAGAAGGCCAGAAAAGCTATGGGTGAGGCCGCACATCAGAAGGTTATGGAACATTACCTTACAGTAAATACCGGAAAGGATGCAATGGAGGAATTGTTATGCAGCGAGAGCTATACGAAGTAG
- a CDS encoding ABC transporter ATP-binding protein produces MAEDIAISVNDVSKMYKLYDNPMDRLKESLGLSRKKKYKEHYALNHVSFQVHKGETVGIIGTNGSGKSTILKIITGVLSPTAGEIAVNGRISALLELGAGFNGEYSGLENVYLNGSMIGFSREEIDAKLQSILDFADIGDFIYQPVKTYSSGMFVRLAFAVAININPEILIVDEALSVGDVFFQAKCYRKFEEFKEMGKTILFVSHDLSSIGKYCDRVVLLNKGEKLAEGGAKEMVNLYRRVLVNQYDDADLEENTDDEEEEQAPENQEAGADVSLKAHTGSGKAMKDSLNLNPEVLEYGSKLGEIVDFAIRDDTGMITNVIEKGKKFSVQMKVKFQADVSDPIFAFTLKDLKGTEITGTNTMYEHTPLKPQKAGDVREITFKQVMPLEAGEYMLCLGCTGYKDGDFTVFHRLYDVCNLTVITDKKAVGYFDLFSKVSVK; encoded by the coding sequence ATGGCAGAAGATATTGCGATTTCAGTAAATGATGTCAGTAAGATGTACAAGCTTTACGATAATCCTATGGATCGTCTTAAGGAGTCCCTGGGATTATCCAGAAAAAAGAAATATAAAGAGCATTATGCGCTCAACCATGTATCCTTTCAGGTGCATAAGGGAGAAACAGTGGGAATTATCGGAACAAATGGTTCCGGAAAATCCACGATCCTGAAGATCATCACCGGCGTACTTTCGCCCACAGCCGGGGAAATAGCCGTAAACGGAAGAATCTCAGCTCTTCTGGAGCTGGGGGCTGGATTTAACGGAGAATATTCCGGACTTGAAAATGTATATCTCAACGGAAGCATGATCGGTTTTTCCAGAGAAGAGATCGATGCCAAGCTGCAGTCCATTCTTGATTTTGCAGATATCGGTGATTTTATCTATCAGCCGGTAAAAACATACTCCAGTGGTATGTTCGTGCGTCTGGCTTTTGCGGTAGCTATCAATATCAATCCGGAGATCCTGATCGTTGATGAGGCTCTTTCCGTGGGAGATGTATTTTTCCAGGCAAAATGTTACCGGAAGTTCGAAGAGTTTAAGGAAATGGGGAAGACCATTCTGTTTGTAAGCCATGACCTGAGCAGTATCGGAAAATACTGTGACCGTGTTGTGCTTCTAAACAAAGGTGAGAAGCTTGCAGAGGGTGGTGCCAAGGAGATGGTCAATCTTTACCGTCGTGTACTGGTCAATCAGTATGACGATGCAGATCTGGAAGAAAACACAGACGATGAAGAAGAGGAACAGGCACCGGAGAACCAGGAAGCCGGAGCAGACGTTTCACTGAAAGCACATACCGGAAGCGGAAAAGCTATGAAGGACAGCCTGAACCTGAATCCCGAGGTTCTGGAATACGGCAGCAAGCTTGGCGAGATCGTGGATTTTGCAATCCGGGATGATACAGGTATGATCACCAATGTGATCGAAAAAGGCAAGAAATTTTCCGTTCAGATGAAAGTGAAGTTCCAGGCAGATGTCAGCGATCCGATCTTTGCATTTACCCTGAAAGATCTGAAAGGCACCGAGATCACAGGAACCAATACCATGTATGAACATACGCCTCTGAAACCGCAAAAAGCAGGCGATGTCCGTGAGATCACCTTCAAACAGGTGATGCCTCTGGAGGCAGGAGAATATATGCTGTGTCTGGGCTGCACCGGATATAAAGATGGTGATTTTACCGTATTTCATCGTCTTTACGATGTGTGTAACCTGACCGTGATCACAGATAAGAAAGCAGTGGGATATTTCGATCTGTTTTCCAAAGTATCTGTGAAATAA
- a CDS encoding ABC transporter permease, protein MKKILALPAELYQNRKLVLSLAKNDFKTKYAGSYLGIVWAFIQPIVTILVYWFVFSVGLKAGTVSDYPFVLYLVSGIVPWFFFQDALNGGTNALIEYNYLVKKVVFKISILPIVKIISALFVHIFFLAFALILCACYGYTPSLYTLQIIYYSVCTFLFVLGLVYATSAIVIFFRDLAQIIGIFLQVGVWLTPIMWDIDMLSSHPWLIKLFKLNPMYYVVTGYRDSMLGHVGIWNHASWTIYFWVVTILLFGLGSVIFKRLKPHFADVL, encoded by the coding sequence ATGAAGAAAATATTAGCTTTACCGGCGGAGCTGTACCAGAATCGAAAGCTGGTTCTAAGCCTTGCAAAAAATGATTTCAAAACAAAATATGCAGGATCTTATCTTGGTATTGTCTGGGCATTTATCCAGCCTATCGTAACGATCCTGGTCTACTGGTTTGTATTTTCCGTAGGACTGAAGGCCGGAACGGTATCGGATTATCCTTTTGTACTCTATCTGGTATCCGGTATCGTACCGTGGTTTTTCTTCCAGGATGCATTAAACGGTGGAACCAATGCCCTGATCGAATACAATTATCTTGTGAAGAAGGTTGTATTCAAGATCAGCATCCTTCCCATCGTAAAAATAATTTCCGCACTTTTCGTGCATATTTTCTTTTTGGCCTTTGCACTGATCTTATGTGCATGCTACGGATATACACCAAGCCTTTATACACTGCAGATCATTTATTACTCTGTCTGCACTTTCCTTTTTGTACTGGGACTTGTGTATGCTACAAGTGCGATCGTCATTTTTTTCCGTGATCTGGCCCAGATCATCGGTATTTTTCTTCAGGTGGGTGTATGGCTTACACCGATCATGTGGGATATCGACATGCTTTCTTCACATCCATGGCTGATCAAGCTGTTTAAGCTGAATCCGATGTACTATGTAGTTACGGGCTACCGTGATTCCATGCTTGGTCATGTCGGGATCTGGAACCATGCTTCATGGACGATCTATTTCTGGGTAGTTACGATCCTGCTTTTCGGACTGGGATCTGTGATATTCAAACGTCTGAAGCCGCATTTTGCAGATGTGCTTTAA
- the rfbC gene encoding dTDP-4-dehydrorhamnose 3,5-epimerase → MGKIKVTQCGDIEGLKVIEPTVFGDSRGYFMETYNYNDFKEAGIDVEFVQDNQSSSRYGVLRGLHFQISYPQDKLVRVVNGEVFDVAVDLREGSKTFGKWYGVVLSAENKKQFFIPKGFAHGFLVLSENAEFTYKCSDFYHPNDEGGLIWNDKDINVEWPIPEGMELIFSDKDQKWGSFKEYKNR, encoded by the coding sequence ATGGGAAAAATAAAAGTAACACAGTGCGGAGATATTGAAGGACTGAAAGTGATCGAGCCAACTGTATTTGGTGATTCCAGAGGATATTTCATGGAAACATACAATTATAACGATTTCAAGGAAGCAGGCATTGATGTGGAATTCGTTCAGGACAATCAGTCCAGCTCCCGTTACGGTGTTCTCCGCGGACTTCATTTCCAGATCAGCTATCCTCAGGATAAGCTGGTACGTGTGGTAAACGGAGAAGTGTTTGATGTTGCGGTTGACCTTCGTGAAGGTTCCAAGACCTTTGGAAAATGGTATGGTGTAGTCCTTTCCGCAGAAAACAAGAAACAGTTCTTTATTCCGAAGGGATTTGCTCATGGTTTCCTGGTACTTTCCGAGAATGCAGAGTTCACTTACAAGTGCTCTGATTTCTATCATCCAAACGATGAGGGCGGACTGATCTGGAATGACAAGGACATTAACGTTGAGTGGCCGATCCCGGAAGGCATGGAACTTATTTTCTCCGACAAAGATCAGAAGTGGGGAAGCTTCAAGGAATATAAGAATCGATAA